The Heptranchias perlo isolate sHepPer1 chromosome 31, sHepPer1.hap1, whole genome shotgun sequence genomic interval gaccctgacctgccggtcgcttgccattttaattccccttcccactcccactctgacccctctgccctcggcctcttacactgttctgaGGAAGCTCGtggaacagcacttcatctttcgattaggcactttacagtcTTCCAGActccaacattgatttcaatgacttcagatcataaccactgctcccattttttcggacagcaagtggtggtaatggttctgatattgccatttacaagtcctctagacctatcttttatttcctgtcccattaccatcctgcctgccttgcaccatcattccttttatcatttaatcactcctgccctccaccctatcagagaccttcccttttgttctctcctccccttccttcccccacccctttccctgactctgtacttgcttaaaaactgtttaatcttcgacttcttccagttctgacgaaggatcattgacctgaaacgttaactctgttcctttctccacagatgctgcctgtcttgctgagtatttccagcattttctgtttttatttcagatttccagcatccacattattttgcttttgattcattcATATAATttggctatttacaatatatacttTAAACTAAAAATTATAACACATACCTTACCAGCAGTGATATGAAACAAAAGCATAAATCATATGTTAGTTGTCTATGGATGATGGAGGGAGGGCTAAGGACACAAGTAGCACTATAATAATGATGCATAAATAAAACATAGACATGAAAAAATATCCTcaggaaacagaaaaaaaagacagCCCAGGAAAGCACTGAATAAAATGCCCAAAATCACAAGGTGCTGAAAGCCTTACAACAATTCTAAATTTATTAGGCAATTTTCAGCCAGTGAAGAGAGACTTTCAGTATCACATATTTAAACTGGTTAAAAAGCcttatggaatgttggcctttacctcaagcgggctgatttacaaaggagtggaagttatgttacagctgcacagagctctggttagaccccatcaggagtactgcattcatttctgggcaccacacctcaggaaggagacattggccttggaaggggtgcagcacagattcaccagaatgataccggggctaaaagtgttaaattatgaggacaggttttatagactgggcttgtattcccttgaatatagaacactaagaggtgatctaattgaggtgttgaagatgatcaaaggagttgatagggtagatagagagaaactatttcctctggtggaggagtccagaacaagggggcacaaccttaaaattcgagctaggctgttatggggtgatgtcagaaagcatttatttacacaaagggcagtggaaatctggaattctcttcccccgaaaagctgttgaggctaggtcaattgaaaatttcaaaactaagattgatagatttttgttaggcaagggttacggattgaaggtggtggatggagttaagatacagatcagccatgatctaattgaacggtggaacaggcttaagggctgaatggcctacttatgttcctatgtttaggTAGAGAATACAAAACACAGTGTACAATCGATTTTTGTATTCATTTTATTGATGGCAGAAGTTGTATATTGCGTCTGCTGGAGTGACAGATACCACCATTAGCCTGTCCTGTTTGGTATTGTAATACATGTTGTCCAGGAAATTACATCAGGCAGCTAGCTGGTGCATAGAACAAGCAGCTGGAGTGTGGAACAAACAGCTGGAGCCTGTTCAGCCCAGCTGCCTAACAAGTggtaggttttttttatttaGCAAAATAGTAATATTGGTAGTAAGATAATATTAGTGATTCTGCATCGGACCACCAACTGTTTTAAGCAGTTTctgcatttattttatttatctTTAACTGGAAATGAATTGGCTGTAGTTCACTCTGCACCATGTATTATAATCTGATGACATATCCAAGctgtatttgattttttttctgccaGTTTATCACTGAAATAATGGAGTgttgaaaaaaaatattctgttactAATTGCCAGATGGGTATCGAGTCACTTAATAATGAGAATATATGTATTTTATCAAGGTTCTGCTTCTTGGAAGTTTTTCCAGAGACTATGTTGTACAAAgtggattctgtttattccattacTATAAGATTCTCTTCAAAGCATAACCTGGGAAGAACACTAAAAATACTacattatttgaaaatcacacattatttgagaatttttttgtttgttgggaAAATAAAGTGACCTGAGCAGGAAATCCATAAGCACTGCGGGCTGAACTTCAGACTGCACTGTGCTTACCTGCTAACTTCCCCAGTATGAAGTGAGCTCTAATTAAAGACAAATGTCTGCAAACTTGCTGAGTCTAACAATTTGTTAAATTTCACTCATTTATGTGACTTACCTATGCTGTTACCATGCTCCTTTGACCGATGCACAGATAGATGAAAAAGCCTCTCTACAACATTTGACACATTGTCTTATAATCTAACTGTAACTAACGTGGCCTACATTACAATCTCTGTTCCAGGTCTGACAGTGAGTTAGATCTACCCGGTTGCAAAAGGTGGAAGAAAGTCCGATCAGACAGAAGAAAAATTTAACAATCATTTCTGGCAGTTGGAATGAAACCGCACTTTCCTGGATTCTTGAGTAATTAAAACGTTCTCGGGACTGTACGTCAGAAGAGTCTGCAAACATGTTGAAAAATCCTGTCTTTGTGGAGTCTTTCATTGTTTTCATCATTGTGCTGTCTGTCCACGCTGTGATCTGGAACAAGTTTTCTTGGTGCATACTTGCCTTGGCAGTTCAGGCTTATTATGTCCAGCACAAGTGGGACCGGTTGCTAAAGTCCGGCAATGCAGTTTTTCAATACAGACGGGCTTTTAGCAGTGGACTGCTGCCAGCTAGCGTGGTTTTGCCTCTGCTAGGGATTGTGTTAAAGGAGCGGTGGGAAATGGTCGGAAACGCGCACTTTGAGCGGTTCTGCATTGTGTGTTCGGCTGCAGGTATGGCCATAGCTCTGTTTGTCTCGTTACTGGCTTTGGGCCTCACAAAGCCACTTCCCACTAATACCAGCATTGTATATGGTTTCGCAGCCAGTGCCATAATTTACACCCTTAAGCACTCTCTTTCTGTTTCCGAGGTCATCGAAATCCTGGAGGTGCTATTGATTTTCGTCTATCTTTCTCTCATTGTCCTTTATATTATGCCCCGGAGCTTCACCCCAGGAGAAGTTATGTTGTTCTTGACAGGTTTGAGCATAGTCACTAACCAGCTCATCAAACGCTCTTTGACTTTCGGAGATGGCAGATTTGATCCGCTTGCATCGTTCCTCTTGGTGGCTGTAGTTGGGACAGCCCTTTTGGGACTAGTTTTCACTATTTTTTACTGTTTTATGGACTCTGAAACCTGGGTTTCATCATTGATTTTCCATGTGATGGCAATAGTTTTTGGATTGGGAATCATGGTACCATGGTTCTACCGACTGACCAGGAAGGATCTTTTTGGTTGGCTTGTCAACTTCCTCACCAACACAAGAACCAGGATCTACCTAATAAACTACTGGATCGCACTGGCACTTCTTGCGTCAGTCATTGTCTTTCACCAAAGCACTAAGCAATCATCTGGATCTAAACCATACAAAGCTTCCACTGTTATGCGAAAAAGCTTTCATATCATTATAGTGGCAACCTATGTCCCAGGACTCATCTATGATCGTCAGTTACTCTACATTGCCGCAGTAGTTTGTTTTGCTGCATTTGTAGTTTTGGAATATATAAGACATT includes:
- the dolk gene encoding dolichol kinase — its product is MLKNPVFVESFIVFIIVLSVHAVIWNKFSWCILALAVQAYYVQHKWDRLLKSGNAVFQYRRAFSSGLLPASVVLPLLGIVLKERWEMVGNAHFERFCIVCSAAGMAIALFVSLLALGLTKPLPTNTSIVYGFAASAIIYTLKHSLSVSEVIEILEVLLIFVYLSLIVLYIMPRSFTPGEVMLFLTGLSIVTNQLIKRSLTFGDGRFDPLASFLLVAVVGTALLGLVFTIFYCFMDSETWVSSLIFHVMAIVFGLGIMVPWFYRLTRKDLFGWLVNFLTNTRTRIYLINYWIALALLASVIVFHQSTKQSSGSKPYKASTVMRKSFHIIIVATYVPGLIYDRQLLYIAAVVCFAAFVVLEYIRHFRIKPLGMKLRQMLTLFLDDRDSGPLILTHIYLLLGLTLPVWLFPGVFVPKSSFPGEVALAPYAGVLAVGIGDAMASAFGSTMGEVRWPGTKKTFEGTATSVFAQIIAVALILIFDKTVSLNGSYIWIVGSIGIVSLLEAYTDQIDNLLLPLYLFVMLMV